Part of the Musa acuminata AAA Group cultivar baxijiao chromosome BXJ3-10, Cavendish_Baxijiao_AAA, whole genome shotgun sequence genome, GGAAAGAGCTGCAGGCTCAGGTGGATAAACTACCTCCGGCCCGACCTCAAGCGAGGCAACTTcacggaggaggaagacgagCACATCATCAAGCTACATGGCGTGCTCGGGAACAAGTATGTCATCTTGCAGTCCCAATAAGATGAATGTTTCCCTTGCTTAGGTGAAGAACCTTTCTGAGTTGCATGCGACGGTGGTTGATGATCCAGATGGTCCCTCATCGCCGGTCGGCTACCGGGGaggaccgacaacgagatcaagaactactggaacacgcaCATCAAGCGGAAACTCCTCGGCCGAGGCATCGATCCCCAGACTCATCGCCCGATCCCCCAACAACCGGAAACCGCCATGGTGCAGGACATGGCGGTTGCCGTACAAGCCCCGGCCGAGtactcctcctccgacgaggctaACTGCGGCGGCGCCAGCCAAGACGACGTCCGCTACATCGACCTCAACCTCGACCTCTCCATAAGCCTCCCTCAGCACTCCCCAAAACGTGCACAGCCTTCACAGGCTCTCTCATCAGCTGCGACCAGCAGTTACTCTCCAGCCACCATCTGCTTGTGTCGCCATCTTGGTTTCCAAGGTAGTGAAGCTTGCAGCTGCCGTAACACCGCACACCCTAATGTACTAAGAGTTATCAGACCATTAGAAGAAGCTCAAAACTAGCAGACTCTCCAAAGACTATATGAAAACAGCATTACTTCCTCTTAGTGCGGAAGCCTGTCTTGGTCTTTTTGAAATGCTCAAGTCGTAGGGTTTAATCTTTCTTTACGTTTTCTGTGCTTTCATGGTGCAAGCAAAGGGAGGCCAAAGGTGATGGGGAATGGTGGCCATGGATGCCAGTTTCCTTGTGTTGGGTGTCTCACTGGAACCAGTTTGTTCAACGATATGTGATGTGGTTTTGGTAGGTTAACCTGATCTTCACTAAATAAATGAAAAgtactctgagagagagagagagacagacagaGAGAAACTAGGGTTTGTTGGTCTGAGGATGAACAGAGTGTGTCATGTGCAATGGAAGTGTGGCTAATCATTGTTTAATCTTCTCTGTGACACACTGCTCATGGCAATATAGCTCTGGAGACTGTTCTAAGTACTCTATCCATTATTTGTGGTTATGTATGGCAGAACAAGTTCCAAGCTCAAGGATGGTATATGGATTAATTATATCTACCTAAGCATGTGTTATTGTTGACCCTCTAAATGACATGAATTAAGAAGATTTTTTGTATTGAGAAAGTCTTGTTATAGTGGACTTTACACTTTCGTAGTTGGCGTTAGCTAACGCTAAAGAATGTGGTGTGGCTCTTTCCAACTTGATTGCGATAAATCGACTACTCGACGCCTATACGTCATTATTCCTTTGACAATGACCAAAATCTCTTCATCATTGTCTTGAGACAAATTTATACGTAAGATTTCCTGCATGCATTACTGTGTTAGCGTGGAGATGCACCAATGATGTAGGCATAGACTTCTAAATGATCCGATAAGCTTATTGGTTTCGGATGTGAATCCGAACCGAAGACTTCGCTGATCCGAACTCCGAGTAGCGGAGTCGCGCTTGTGATTTGGACTGATTCCTCCCAAATCGATGGAGCGGTCAATCGGTTTAAACTCGGCTTCGTCTCCTCCCGCGGCGATGCTCCGTAGTTCCCCCAACCCTTCGCCTTCTCGCTGCCTCTGCCCCCGATTCCGTCCCCCCTTCATCCCTCCCTCCACCCCCATCGGTTTATTGATCTCTTGTTACGTTGTTCTTCGAGATCTTGATCGCGACCGTGAACGGATGGATGCTCTGCGGGACTCTTGGCTGGTGAGTTTTTGATCTGTTCGCTGGTTCTGTGCGCACGCGTCATCTTGGAATCGAAGAATTGTATTGGCACGATTTGCAGGTCGATCCGTCTACGCAGGATCGATTCAAGCATTAGGGTTTCTAGTTCTTCATTTGTGTTCGGGTGTTGTGTTAGCGTGTAGGTTCTTCGTTTCTAATTCTTGAGATTGCTGAAATCTTTCACGAGTCTCAACAAATTGTGGATCCATTATAAGAGAAACATGAACAAAACCTTTACAGGTCTTACCTCCAAATGTATTCTCTACATATGGGTCTTTATGTTATCTTATTTTGGATGGATGTTCCAATAGTTTAATACAGATTCACTTGGAAGGAAACAGAGTGCCTTGGCCAAAATAACTCGGCTTCATAGTATGTTTCCCAGGGGAAAAAAAGGTGAAAAGACACTATGTGTGTCCAGTATCATTACTGGCATCGATAGTTTAGACACTAAATCCACTCTATGATACTGCTTGAGCATATGATGTTGGTGTACTTTCAAGGATTATATTGCAACATCCCAGTACTTCAAAATTGGAAGATGATTGTGACTAGGATTAGTATAGGAGACTAGATGAGTTGGCCCTACTATTAATAAATTGCACTTAGTAGTTTTAACTATACGGTAAATGCTCATTCTAACAAGGTTCTTGAGCTAGTAGGACCATCCCATTGCCTTTTCTATGTGCCTGGCCTAGAAGTTCATCCCTTAGAACAGGTCCATCAGACTTGTGACATGAATTTACTCGTATCAATAAAGTGTTTGAGATAGAACTAGGATATTTCTGTCGTGTGGTTATTGTAAATTTAACGTCATGCTTGCGGATATACTTTCAAGGCAGGAGGCTAATCGTCTCTGATATACCATCAGTAAGATGGATTCTCTGCGTAGAGTTTCCAAAAAGTATAGGAGTTTCTTTATAAACATGAATATTTTACCTCTTTGATCTCTTGGTGGTTCACAGTTGTGTTCTTATCATTATCTTATCTAAGTGCCAAAAGTGGATTCTAATGATTATCTACTCATCAGTAATGGGTTTTGGTTTGTGACAGATGCGGAGCTATTGTGACGACCTTTATGGTGTGCTATGCTCTTACATCATTCATTTCAGGCTATTTAAGTGGTGGACTTTATGCACGGAATTGGTATGGTTTGTCACAAATTAGTCATCTTTATATTCTGAAATAGCAAATATATGGCAATATTAAGAAGCTCCTGGCttgaaatattattaaattagTCTTTATTTTACAATTAAATTTGTTTCATATTCCTCATTGCTAAGAAAAAACTCGATGAAGACAAATGATCTAGAGAGCATCATTGTTTGCATTTATGTGCTTTGGAACAGGCTTCATGCTTAACACAGTTGCTATATTTTTTGGCTTACTGGCAGCTATTCCATTTGGGACAATACTAACCGTGTTTGTATCATGGGCTTTCATTTCACTCCCTCTTGCACTTCTCAGCATAGCCTTTGGTAGGAACTGGAATGGTTTCCCAAACAATCCATGCTCTGTGAAGACTATTCCACGTACTATCCCTGAGAACTGGTATGTCATGCTCTACATTGCCTCACATATGTGGGACTTCTCCCTTTTTGCAGTATCTTCATTAAGATGTATTTTGTCTTCACATCATTCTGGATTTACAAGGTAAGCTCGTTTAGTTATTTGCATCGATGGCAATTGATTCGTACCTAATACGTTTGAATATTCGCCAGTGGAATATTTCTATATTTTCTTGGGAAGACCCAGTCCTTTTATGTTTTTGAATTAATTTGGACCATGAAGAGCTAATATCGTTTTTTAATCTTTTCATTTCCGTTGACTAAAGTCAACTTTATTGTGTCATCATTACAGATCTGGGACAACTAAAAGGCGCAAGGAAAGCAAAGACGAGCAAACAAACCTTCCGATTATGTTCTTCTAGGAATCTCCCTTGTGATGTAACTGGCCACCCTCAGGGCGTTTTCTTACTAGTTTTTGAGCTGACCTTGACTTTAACAGCAATGGCGGTCATCAAGTCGAGTGGCTCATTGATACATTACAGTCTCCTCGTTAGCTTCATCGCCTTGTCACCCTTTGATGATGGTCAGAGTATTCATTTTCTTGCCTTTGAACCCTTCCACTCCCAACCTTCATGACGTTTGTTATGTGATCGGCACACAGTCATAAACACCAAAGCATCCAACAAAGAGGTGTATTTAGACATTGAATCTTGCTTTCTTAAGCCCTGTCTTCTTGTCATCTTCCTCTCGAGCAAACTCATGTCTCTCATCCAACAGCCAATCCCAGTCTTCTGATAAGGATCCTTCCTTCCTCCCAACTCGAGACACTATTCTAATCAGGTAATTTGAACATTGAAAACGACAGTATTTGCCCCTACCAAATCATGTTATGTTCTAGTTTTGTTAGTTGCATCATCTTGTCGACCTTACTATCTTTTCCGGGAAGGACTATTCAAGTCCAACGCTGATGATTGAACCATTTGTTCGTTGAACAGTGTCATGATTTAAACTATCCATCGTATTTGTTGCCTCCTTATTCGGACAATGTAAATGATCTAATCGGTATGGCTTTTACTAGTCACGTCGTATAACTGACCTCACGGAGTTTTGCAGCTTTGAACGAGGAGATGAAGTTGGCGGTGGAGGTCGTTCGAGCCCACCGCCTGAAGTCCACAGGCAGGCATGGCACGACGAACCCCTTCGTCGAAGTGGAGTTCGATGGACAGAGACGCCGCACCGCGACCAAACTCAACGACCTCAACCCCTCGTGGAACGAGACCCTCGTCTTCGACGTCTCCGACCCTCTTGATCTCCCCGACCGTACCGTCGACGTCTCCGTCTTCCACGAGCGCTTATCCTCTTCCGTGGACCACCGCCGTCGCCGTCGCAGCTTCCTCGGCCGCATTTGCCTCCTTGGATCCTCCGTGGCGTCCTCGCGCCTCGACGCCACCCTCCAGCTCTGCCCCCTCGACAAACGCAGCCTCTTCTTCAACGTCCGTGGCGAAATAACCCTCCGCCTCTACGCCGTCCCTGACGCCTACGAAGCCCAAGCTGCCGACGGCCACCGTCCCCTCTCCTCCGCCTCTGCACCTACTATTGTTCTGGAATCCATTCCATCATCATCCACTATCCTCGAGTCCATTCCTTCCACCATATCCGCCGCCGAAACGCTGCCGCTCAAGTCCACCATATCCGTCGGCGAGATGATGCCCCCTAAGAAGAAGAGCCATCGTTCGTTTACCAAGGAAAAGGAGCGGAGAGAGTTCCGCTCTGTCGGGACCCCATCCGCGACAGGAAAGAGTCAAGTTAGCCAGACAACAGAGTTCTTCTCGAACCACGAAAGGAGCCACCATCGCTCGCCGCAGTCTTATTACCGGGCGAACCATGACCTGACGGGGCCAGCGGTGGCTGCATCAGTGCAGCAAGCTCCTCCGCCCAAAATTGAGTACGCTCCTCCGCCGAAAATTGAGTACGGGATCGTCGAGACCCAGCCGCCACTCGCGGCCCTCATGGGCTACCGGCTCGCCAGAAACAGCGACAAGATCAAAAGCACCTACGACCTCGTGGAGCAGATGGAGTTCCTCTTCGTCCGCATCGTCAGGGCCCGCAACCTCCCTGCCATGGACATCGTCGGCAGCCTCGATCCTTACGTCGTGGTGAAGCTTGGCAACTTCACCAACAAGACCAATCACCGGGAGCGAAACCGGGACCCGGAGTGGGAAAACGCCTTCGCCTTCTCCAAGGGCCACATCCAGGCGCAGCGCCTGGAGGTGGTGGTGAAAGACAAGAACTTCATCAAAGACGACATCGTGGGCGACGTCGCCATCGAGCTCCCCGAGGTCCCCTTGCGCGCTCCGCCGGATGGCCCCGTCGCCCCTCAGTGGTACAGGCTGCGGAAGGGGAACAACCGCGACGATGACGCCTACCGGGGGGAGATCATGATGGCCGTGTGGATGGGCACGCAGGCGGACGAGGTGTACCCGGACGCGTTGCACTCCGACGCTCACCTTCTTCCCCTGGCGAGCATCCCCCACACCCGCTCCAAGGTCTACTTCAGCCCCCGCATGAGCTACCTCCGGGTCAACGTCATCTCGGCCCAGGACCTTAAGCCGTCCCGCCCCGACCCGGCGATCTACATCAAGGTCCAGCTCGGTGCCCAGCTGCGGTGGACTCTCGTCTCCTCGGACCGCTCCCCGAACCCGACATGGAAGAACGAGGAGCTCATGCTCGTTGCCTGCGAGCCTTTCGACGAGCCGCTCGTGCTCATGGTCCAGGACCGTCTCCTGCCGAACAAGGACGAGACCATGGCCAAGCTGGAGATCCGCAAGGGAGCCATCCGCACCCGCGCCGACCACCACAAGCCCTTTGCCCCTCAGTGGTTCAACCTCGACAACCCAAAtggaagcagcggcagcggcaacggCAGCGGCTATGGCAAGCTCCAGCTTCGGGTCTACTACGACAACAACTACCATGTGATCGACGAGTCCGCGCACTTCTGCAGCGACTTCCAGCCCTCCGCCAAGCCGCTCCGGAAGCCCAACATCGGATTACTCGAGCTCGGGATACTGAACGCCCGGGATCTTGCACCACTGAGGAGCAACAACGGCGGGGGCAGGAGAGTCGACGCGTACTGTGTTGCGAAGTACGGCCCCAAGTGGGTGCGCACACGGACGATCCTCGGCACGGCGGAACCCCGGTGGAACGAGCAGTACTCATGGGACGTCCACGACCCCTGCACGGTCCTCACCGTCGCCGTCTTCAACAACGGCCACGTCGACGGCAACAACGACGCCGCCAAAGACGATCCCCTCGGAAAGATCCGAATCCGGCTCTCGACGCTGGAGATTGACCGTGTCTACACTCACTTCTATCCTTTGCTAGCGGTGCATCCTTCCGGGTTGAAGAAGACCGGCGAGCTGCATCTGGCCCTCCGATTTACATGCACGTCGTGGCTGAACATGTTGTTCTTGTACGTCAAGCCTCTGTATCCCAAGATGCACTACATGCAGCCCATCCCGTTCAAGCAGATGCAGTACCTCCGCTACCAGGCGAAGCAGACAGTGGCAGCGAAGGTGGCCCGGGCTGAGCCTCCGCTGGGGCGGGATGTGGTCGCATACATTCTCGACGATGCTTCCAACACGTTCAGCCTGAGGAAGGGCAAGACCAATTGGCATCGGATCAGGATGCTGTTCTCCGACGTCCAGGCCTACCTGAAATGGTTCGACGCTGTCCGGAGTTGGACCAGGCCGGCGGTGACCACTCTCGTCCTCCTGCTCTTCTGCGTCATTGCCTGGACGCCGTCCCTGATCCTTCCCTCCATATTCCTCCACCTGTTCATCGTGTGCGCCTGGAATTCCCGGCGTCGCCCGCGCCACCCGCCGCACGTGGACACGAATCTGTCATTCGCCGAGTCGGCCGTCCCAGACGAGCTCGACGAGGAGCTAGATAGTTACCCGTCGACGAGGACGAACGAGATGGTCATGAGCAGGTACGACCGGCTGAGGGTGGTCGCCAGTAGGGTGCAGTCGGTGGTGGCAGATCTGGCCAACCACGCGGAGAGGATACAGGCCTTGCTGAGCTGGAGGGATCCCCGGGCGACGGCCATCTTCGTAGTATTTGCCATCAGAATGGCTGCAGTCTTCTATTTCCTGCCGTTCCCGTTGGTGGTGATGCTCCTGGGGCTGTACTTCATGCGCCACCCCAAGTTCCGGAGCAAGACGCCCTCGGCGGCCTATAACTTCTTCCGGAGGCTGCCGAGCAACGCCGATACATTTCTGTAAATAAATCGCATGTGGAAACACACGCAATGGTGTGCGCTCGTCATAGCAATCAGTGTTGTTTTGTACTGGGGAAGACGAAGAAAGTGTCCGAAGGCTGTACGTGTTCTGGTAATGTCATCCTCTCTTTTCATGTGAAATAACACCAATTCATCATCATGTGGTCGATGACCGCTCAAACACATACTTATATGTCATTTAGAGGGATATCACAGGAATTACAGATATAAATTTATGTTACATAATAAAAATTCTCTCTTCCTCCTACACTCCACACAGATAAGTTAGCTTCTAGAagccttttgtttttctttaaaccatggaagagagagagagagagagagagagagagagagagattaatatGAGATTAATATGTTGGTTTTTGTTAGTGTCTAACATCTTTACGTCGTGGACTCAGGGTCAATACGGTTGGGTTCTGGTCCGAATGATTGGAGATATTTCTATACGACCCTTGAGACTGCTGAGGTAGTCGACCGCGGTGGTCCGATCTAGACGGGATCACTGTTTTCTTCGTGAGTGGACCCCTCGCTTGGGCGTTCGGTGGGAGGTACTCCGTCTTCGTACTTGCACATaagtcgggtcgggagagctcggcccgacccctccgacgatcaagtcagtcgaTAATCTCTggggtttttctttttttttctccccccATTTGTTCCAAACGcaagggtttttatagggaaggtcaccgtttcctgatgtgcccgcttgtagggAGCAGAGTCGTACCTTGGATAACGTCTGACACCGgcattggcgtggcgtgaaggacaaGTCTCCTGCAAGGTGGCGACGTGCCTCAGTCGGCGTTTTGGTCTGCTTCGGCCAGGCactgtcaggtcagaccaaagggaGCCATGAATCGACTGTTGCTAGGGGGGTCTGAGGCGTGGCTTCTGCTTTAAGTGGTTGTCCTTGCCGGTTTGCTCTCTGGTTAGTGCCAGGGAGGTTTCCTAGAGGGTCGCGATGGTTAGTTGCTGGCTCGTCGTCCTATGCGACGTGTGTCCGTGGGGTATGACTTGAGCAAGGCAGAAGACTCGGGAGAACAGGTGGCGCCGAGGTGTAGGAATCATGCAGTTTGCGATCGAGGCATGCGGGCAGGCCATGCAGAACTCGGGCAGACTGCGGCCTAGgggcacggctcaggcgggcaggccatgcaaaggtggactcgggcagattACGGCCGAGGGGCatagctcaggcgggcaggctgcgcagagGTAGACTCGGGCAGACTGTGGTCGAgaggcacgactcaggcgggctggcgacgtagaggtggactcgggcatattgcgaccgagggacacgactcaggtgggtaggccgcgtagaggtggactcgggcagactgcatccgagggacatggctcaggtgggcaggccgcgtagaggtGTACTCGGGCAGTCTATGGCCTAGGGACACggcttaggcgggcaggccgcgcaaaggtgtggccgagggacacgac contains:
- the LOC135650565 gene encoding myb-related protein 308-like translates to MLFALSSQSVVHREPRCTGVGNMGRSPCCEKAHTNKGAWTKEEDEKLVSYIKAHGEGCWRSLPKAAGLLRCGKSCRLRWINYLRPDLKRGNFTEEEDEHIIKLHGVLGNKWSLIAGRLPGRTDNEIKNYWNTHIKRKLLGRGIDPQTHRPIPQQPETAMVQDMAVAVQAPAEYSSSDEANCGGASQDDVRYIDLNLDLSISLPQHSPKRAQPSQALSSAATSSYSPATICLCRHLGFQGSEACSCRNTAHPNVLRVIRPLEEAQN
- the LOC135651004 gene encoding FT-interacting protein 3-like is translated as MKLAVEVVRAHRLKSTGRHGTTNPFVEVEFDGQRRRTATKLNDLNPSWNETLVFDVSDPLDLPDRTVDVSVFHERLSSSVDHRRRRRSFLGRICLLGSSVASSRLDATLQLCPLDKRSLFFNVRGEITLRLYAVPDAYEAQAADGHRPLSSASAPTIVLESIPSSSTILESIPSTISAAETLPLKSTISVGEMMPPKKKSHRSFTKEKERREFRSVGTPSATGKSQVSQTTEFFSNHERSHHRSPQSYYRANHDLTGPAVAASVQQAPPPKIEYAPPPKIEYGIVETQPPLAALMGYRLARNSDKIKSTYDLVEQMEFLFVRIVRARNLPAMDIVGSLDPYVVVKLGNFTNKTNHRERNRDPEWENAFAFSKGHIQAQRLEVVVKDKNFIKDDIVGDVAIELPEVPLRAPPDGPVAPQWYRLRKGNNRDDDAYRGEIMMAVWMGTQADEVYPDALHSDAHLLPLASIPHTRSKVYFSPRMSYLRVNVISAQDLKPSRPDPAIYIKVQLGAQLRWTLVSSDRSPNPTWKNEELMLVACEPFDEPLVLMVQDRLLPNKDETMAKLEIRKGAIRTRADHHKPFAPQWFNLDNPNGSSGSGNGSGYGKLQLRVYYDNNYHVIDESAHFCSDFQPSAKPLRKPNIGLLELGILNARDLAPLRSNNGGGRRVDAYCVAKYGPKWVRTRTILGTAEPRWNEQYSWDVHDPCTVLTVAVFNNGHVDGNNDAAKDDPLGKIRIRLSTLEIDRVYTHFYPLLAVHPSGLKKTGELHLALRFTCTSWLNMLFLYVKPLYPKMHYMQPIPFKQMQYLRYQAKQTVAAKVARAEPPLGRDVVAYILDDASNTFSLRKGKTNWHRIRMLFSDVQAYLKWFDAVRSWTRPAVTTLVLLLFCVIAWTPSLILPSIFLHLFIVCAWNSRRRPRHPPHVDTNLSFAESAVPDELDEELDSYPSTRTNEMVMSRYDRLRVVASRVQSVVADLANHAERIQALLSWRDPRATAIFVVFAIRMAAVFYFLPFPLVVMLLGLYFMRHPKFRSKTPSAAYNFFRRLPSNADTFL